Part of the Gramella sp. Hel_I_59 genome, CCGAGCTAATTTAAAGTGGTTTAGAGGTATACAGTTGTTAAGATTTTTGACTGACCAGAAACTAGCAAAGAATATGTAATTTCGTAAGATGAGGTACCTTCGCCAGGCTTTTGACTTATATATTAATAGCAGCATCCACGTTGCTCTTGCGGTGGTATGTTTCGCGATGATAAGTATGCTCGAATATAACTTCAAAATTACCTATGAGCTACTTGCTTTTATTTTTTTATCAACGATAACCGGTTATAATTTCGTCAAATTCGCTGGCATTGCGAAACTGCATCATTCCAGTCTTGCCGGAAACCTGCGAATCATTCAAATATTTTCTTTTATAAGTTTTCTGACGTTAATCTATTTTGCTCTTCAACTGTCAGTAAATGTTCTGATAGCAACAGCTATCCTGGGCTTACTAACACTTTTGTATGCGCTACCGGTTTTTGGAAAAAGCAGAAATTTAAGAAGTCTTGCCGGGATAAAGATCTTTGTGATTGCAATGGTATGGGCGGGAACTACAGTTTTGCTGCCTGTGATTAATGCTCAAGAACTGCTGAATCAACCAATTCTTATCGATTTCTTCCAGAGGTTTTGTCTAGTTGTCGTGCTTACGCTGCCATTTGAAATTAGAGATCTGGTCTATGACTCTAATACTCTTGAAACGATTCCGCAAAGAATTGGAGTGCGAAAAACCAGGCTTTTCGGGATTATTTTACTGACTCTGATAGTTATTATCGAAATATTTCAGCAGCAATTCCGCAGTTATAGCCTTCTAAGTTTATTTCTAGTTTGTATAATTCTTGGAGTATTTCTGCTAGGGAGTAGGGAACGGCAGTCCAAGTATTATGCTTCTTTCTGGGTGGAGTTGATTCCCATAATATACCTGGGAATTCTATTGATTACGAAGTATGTTCTTCCGAATGTAGTTTACTAATATTTTCACGCCATTCTTTCTTTTTCTCTTCGGAACAGCATTCCAGATTGGCTTCTTTCAGCTTACGGGTAAGTTTGGAATTTCTGCTGGAAAATGTGCGGCAGGTTCTGCAGAAGGCAAGATGGATCGTTAACTTGATCTTTTCAAAAAAACCGGCTTCATCGTACTGTGCTTTCGTGCAGCAGGTAGCTGCTTCAGAACAGTCAACAAACAGAGATTTACTTTTTTCACTCATAATTAAAACCAGTTTTTTTCCATGCACGCAGCCAGAGCAGTTCTGGCGCGATGAATAATTACCCACAAATTAGACGGCGTGATATCAAATTCATTACAGATCGCTTCCGTATCAACTCCATCTATAGTTTTGCGCTTAAAAATTGCTGCCTGTTTTTCGTTGATTGAGTCCAAACAATCCAGAATTGCCAGTCCCAGTTCATTATTTTCCATATCATCCTCGGCGGTACGGTCAAATTGATCTGCAACCTGCTCTTCAAGCCATTCGCCTTCGCTATCTTCTCCAGTATAATTGATCTTAACTTCTGCCTGACCTTTCCTGGAATTATTACGCCGATAATGATCGATAATCTTTCGCTTTAGGATCGAAATGAGCCAGGTTCTTTCGCTGGCTTCACCCTTGAAGTTCTTAGCAGATTTTAACCCGGCCAGGAAAGTTTCAGAAATTAGGTCATTAGCGACTTCACGGTCATTTACACGCACGATCGTATAATTAAACAGATAATCTGAATATCTGTCTACCCATTTATTTGGATCAAGTTGGTTTGAAGGCATGTGTGCTTGTGACGGTTGCAACTCAAAAATATGAAAAGAATGGCGATCCTGTAGCTTATTAGTCAGGTTTTACCATTCTTTTCAGAATTATTTATTTACTGATTAAACCAGCTCTTCTTAATAGAGCATCTGGTTTTGGTTCTTTTCCGCGGAAGCGTTTGTAGAGTTCCATTGGATGTTCTGTACCACCTTGCGAGAGGATGTTATCTTTAAATTTATCTGCGATATCCTTGCAGAATATTCCGTTTTCTGTAAAATATTCAAATGCGTCTGCATCCAGTACTTCTGCCCATTTGTAAGAATAATATCCTGCAGAATAACCACCCTGGAAAATATGGGAGAATGCTGTACTCATACAATTACTGGCCACATCCGGGAATAATTTGGTAGGTTCGAATGCTTCTGTCTCATGTGCCTTTACATCACTTACATTCGAAGGATCCTGCGCATGCCAGCTAAGATCTAACATTCCAAAGCTTAACTGTCTCATGGTTGCCATACCTTCCAGAAAGTTGGACGATTCCTTGATCTTAGTGATGTATTCCTGTGGAAGTGCTTCACCGGTTTTATAATGTTTTGCAAAGAGTTGCAATGCCTCTTCCTCGTAACACCAGTTTTCAAGAACCTGACTTGGTAATTCTACAAAATCCCAGTATACATTGGCGCCAGAAAGACTTGGGTAAGTTGTATTTGCGAGCATACCGTGTAAGGCATGACCAAATTCATGGAACAAAGTTGTTACTTCATTAAAGGTTAGTAAAGAAGGTTGTTTCTCTGTTGGTTTAGTGAAATTGCATACTATAGATATATGGGGTCTCTCATTCTGCCCATTTTCTATCGACTGCTGTTTGTAAACAGTCATCCATGCACCATCTCTTTTGCCGGGACGGGGATGAAAGTCGGCATAGAAAAGAGCTATATCATTTCCTAAAGTATCGGTAACATTGTAGGTTCTAACATCCTGGTGATATACATCAACATCAGTTGTTTGTTCGAAATTGAGTCCGTAAAGTTTCCCTGCGATGGTAAACACACCATCGATCACTTTCTCTAACTGGAAGTAAGGTTTCAGCTTTTCGTCATCCAGATCAAATAATTTCTGTTTCAGTTTTTCAGCATAATAAGCTGAATCCCATTTTTGTAAGGTGTCGATTTGATCCAGATCTTTAGCGAACTTTTCTAATTGATTAAACTCTCGCTCTGCTGCAGGTCTTGCTTTCTCCAGCATTTCCTCGAGAAAAGATTCTACTTTCTGCGGGGTTTCTGCCATACGTTCTTCAAGAACAAAGTGAGCATGGGAATCAAAACCAAGTAGTTTTGCTCTTTCATATCGCAGTTTTGCGATATCAAGAACATTTTGCTGGTTATCCAGTTCATCACCTTTAAAAGCTCTCGATCCAAATGCGAGAGAAAGTTCCTTTCGCAATTCCCTGTCATCGGCATATTTCATGAATGGAATATAGCTTGGGTATTCGAGACTGAATATCCAGCCTTTGGTATCCTTGGATTTTGCAATATTCCTGGCTTCTTCTATGAAACTATCAGGTAATCCACCTAACCGAGATTCTTCGGTGACAACCAGCTCATATTTATTGGTTTCAGCTAAAACATTTTCACCAAACTGCAATTTTAGCTTAGATAATTTTTTGTCTATCTCACGTAGAGCCTGTTGATCTTCGTTAGTCAGGTTGGCTCCATTTCTGGTAAATGCCTTGTACTTCTGATCAAGTAAGGTGATTTGCTCCTTGTTGAGGTCCAGTGATTCTCTTTGATCATAAACTTTTTTAACTCTTTTGAAAAGCGCATTATTCAGAATAACATCATTCTTGAATTCTGAAAGTAGAGGAGAAACATCCTGCGCGATCTGCTGAATTTCTTCATTGGTTTCCGCTGAATTTATATTGAAGAAAATGCTGGTAACCCGATCAAGTTTATTTCCAGAAAACTCTAATGCTTCGATTGTATTTTCGAAGCTTGGTACTTCTTTGCTGGAGGTGATAACTTCAATATCATTTTGGGCAAGTTCTATAGCCTTTATAATAGCCGGCTTGTAATCTGAAGTTTTTATGCTTGAAAAAGGAGCTTGATTAAAATCTTCCAGTAATATATTTTGAGAGCTCATGAATGTACGTTTAACGCTTTTGCAATATTATATGAACGTTTTTGCAAAAGATCTAATTAAATTTTCTATTTTAGCCTTTTAATCGATTAAATATCAACTTATAACGATACAGTAGTATAGCAAGTTCTGGTTAAAATTTAGAATGGTTAATAAATAATAACGGATTAAAGGTTTACTGCTTAGGGGTCACATTGTGATCCCTTTTTTTATTTCTTTTTCTGAACGCTTTTCGCGCCTTCGATCACTTTTTGTTTAAGACCTTCTTTGTAGACAAGGATCTTGTCCATTACGCATTTGTCTGCCGTACCTATAATTTGCGCAGCCAGGATACCTGCGTTCTTAGCGCCATCGAGTGCAACGGTCGCGACAGGAACGCCGCCAGGCATTTGCAAAATTGATAATACTGAATCCCATCCATCTATGGAGTTTCTTGATTTCACCGGAACTCCAATCACTGGCAATGGGGACATGGAAGCTACCATCCCTGGCAGGTGAGCTGCACCACCGGCACCTGCGATAATAACTTTGATATCTCTTTCGTGGGCATTTTTACTGAAATCGAATAGTTTCTCTGGGGTACGGTGAGCTGAAACGATATCTACTTCCACCTGTATATCAAATCCTTCCAGTATGTCGATTGCTTCCTGCATTACAGGCATATCACTGGTACTACCCATGATCACAGCTACTTTTCCCATCTTATGATTTTTTGCTAATTACTTGAATACTATTCTTTACTTCTTCAGCGATCTTTCGAGCTTCGCCAAGATCTTTATTTACGATCGTTACATGACCCATTTTCCGAAAAGGTCTGGTAATTTTTTTACCATAGATATGTGGAGTAACTCCTTCCATACTCATGATCTTTTCTATGTTTTTATATTGAACCTCACCTTCATGATTTATATCACCTACCAGATTAACCATGATCCCTCCAAGTTTACTATCGGTTTTACCCAAAGGCAGGTCCAGAATAGCTCTAATTTGCTGTTCGAACTGGTTGGTGTAGGAAGCTTCAATACTATAATGACCGCTATTATGAGGTCTTGGAGCCACTTCATTGATCAAGATTTCATCGTCTTCAGTCTGAAACATTTCAACCGCAAGTAATCCTACATGTTCAAATGCTTCGGAAACATTTTCAGCAAGTTTCCTTGCCTTTTCAGCTACATTATTTTCGATCCGCGCTGGACAGATGACATATTCAACCTGGTTTGCCGTGGGATGAAATTCCATTTCCACTACTGGATAAGTGCGTACTTCACCTGAAGGATTCCGGGCCACAATAACCGCCAGTTCATTTTTGAAAGGCACCAGGTTTTCAGCAATACATTCCGTATTTGGAAGATTGGCAAGATCAGCTTCTGTTCTTATAACCGATACTCCTTTTCCATCATAACCACCCGTAGCGCTTTTCCAAACGAAAGGTAAGCTTACTTTCTGCTCGTTGACGTCTGATTTTAAAAGTTCCAGATTTGGAAATCTTTTGAAAGCTGCAGTCGGTAAATTGTGCTGTTCGTAAAATTCTTTCTGTACCGCCTTATTCTGAATCTTCTCGAGTGTTGCTGCGGAAGGGTATGTTTTAACCCCTTCGCTTTCCAGCTGTTTTAAAGCTTCTATATTAATACCTTCAATTTCGAAAGTTAATACATCTGCTTTTCTGCCAAACTGAATCACAGTTTCATAATCCATAAGATCTCCCTGCTCAAAATAGTCGCAGGAAATTCTTGACGGAGCCTCCAGGCTTGGATCCAGCACAAGTGTCTGGATATCGTACTTTCGGGTCTCGTAAAGCATCATTTTACCAAGCTGGCCACCACCTAGAATTCCCAGTTTAAAGTCTGATGAGAAATAATTTACCATAAGTTAATTCGGCTTTTCGCAAAAATAAGTTATTCCTGATTCCTGCCATATTTATTCAGCAAGAATTCGGGAAGGCGGGCTTGTATAGATTCCTTATCTTTGCCACTTAAAATTGCTGAATTTTGATAAAGCTACACGATCTGGAATTCGAACCTTTTATCTCTGAGGATGAAATTACGAAAGCCATCGATACTATTGCTAAACGATTGAATGACGAATATGCAGGTAGAAAACCGGTATTCATAGGGATCCTGAATGGCTCTTTTATGTTCGCTTCCGAAGTGATCAAACGATTTGAGAGTGACTGCGAAATTAGTTTCGTAAAAATGGGTTCTTATGAAGGCACCAAAACTACCGGAGAAGTTAAAACCTTATTAGGTTTAGGACAGGAACTTGCAGGTAGGGAAGTTGTTCTTCTGGAAGATATTGTAGATACCGGTAACACGCTCGTTGAGGTTGATAGAATTTTAACTGAGGCTGGTGTAGCTAATTACCAGGTGGCAACACTTTTCTTTAAACCTTCAGCTTATAAAAAAGATGTTCCGGTACAAATTATCGGGATGGAGATACCTAATAAATTTATTGTCGGTTACGGTCTTGACTACGACGGTCTGGGCAGGAACCTAACTCAAGTATATAAACGCAAAGAAAGCAAAATGACAAATCTAGTGCTGTTTGGCCCTCCGGGTGCAGGCAAGGGAACTCAGGCAACCATTTTAAAGGAAAAGTACGATCTTATACATATTTCTACGGGAGATGTATTCAGGTATAATATCAAGAATCAAACTGAACTTGGGCTCAGCGCAAAATCGTTTATTGATAAGGGACAACTGGTTCCAGATGAGGTTACCATCAATATGCTGAATGCCGAAGTTGAAAAAAATGAAGGTGCTAACGGATTTATTTTTGATGGATTTCCAAGAACTGAAGCCCAGGCTGAAGCACTAAGCGAATCTTTGGAAGCGAAAGGAACTGAAGTAAATGCCATGATCGCTCTGGAAGTAGAAGATGAGATCCTTGTTGACAGATTGCTGGAAAGAGGTAAAACTTCAGGTAGAGCAGATGATGCTGATGAGCGTGTTATTCGCAATCGGATCAAGGTTTATTATGCTGAAACTGCCATTTTAAAGAATTTCTACCAGAAACAAAATAAGTATTACGGAGTTAATGGTGAAGGTAGTATAGAAG contains:
- a CDS encoding M3 family metallopeptidase; this encodes MSSQNILLEDFNQAPFSSIKTSDYKPAIIKAIELAQNDIEVITSSKEVPSFENTIEALEFSGNKLDRVTSIFFNINSAETNEEIQQIAQDVSPLLSEFKNDVILNNALFKRVKKVYDQRESLDLNKEQITLLDQKYKAFTRNGANLTNEDQQALREIDKKLSKLKLQFGENVLAETNKYELVVTEESRLGGLPDSFIEEARNIAKSKDTKGWIFSLEYPSYIPFMKYADDRELRKELSLAFGSRAFKGDELDNQQNVLDIAKLRYERAKLLGFDSHAHFVLEERMAETPQKVESFLEEMLEKARPAAEREFNQLEKFAKDLDQIDTLQKWDSAYYAEKLKQKLFDLDDEKLKPYFQLEKVIDGVFTIAGKLYGLNFEQTTDVDVYHQDVRTYNVTDTLGNDIALFYADFHPRPGKRDGAWMTVYKQQSIENGQNERPHISIVCNFTKPTEKQPSLLTFNEVTTLFHEFGHALHGMLANTTYPSLSGANVYWDFVELPSQVLENWCYEEEALQLFAKHYKTGEALPQEYITKIKESSNFLEGMATMRQLSFGMLDLSWHAQDPSNVSDVKAHETEAFEPTKLFPDVASNCMSTAFSHIFQGGYSAGYYSYKWAEVLDADAFEYFTENGIFCKDIADKFKDNILSQGGTEHPMELYKRFRGKEPKPDALLRRAGLISK
- a CDS encoding sigma-70 family RNA polymerase sigma factor, whose translation is MPSNQLDPNKWVDRYSDYLFNYTIVRVNDREVANDLISETFLAGLKSAKNFKGEASERTWLISILKRKIIDHYRRNNSRKGQAEVKINYTGEDSEGEWLEEQVADQFDRTAEDDMENNELGLAILDCLDSINEKQAAIFKRKTIDGVDTEAICNEFDITPSNLWVIIHRARTALAACMEKNWF
- the purE gene encoding 5-(carboxyamino)imidazole ribonucleotide mutase — translated: MGKVAVIMGSTSDMPVMQEAIDILEGFDIQVEVDIVSAHRTPEKLFDFSKNAHERDIKVIIAGAGGAAHLPGMVASMSPLPVIGVPVKSRNSIDGWDSVLSILQMPGGVPVATVALDGAKNAGILAAQIIGTADKCVMDKILVYKEGLKQKVIEGAKSVQKKK
- a CDS encoding adenylate kinase, which codes for MIKLHDLEFEPFISEDEITKAIDTIAKRLNDEYAGRKPVFIGILNGSFMFASEVIKRFESDCEISFVKMGSYEGTKTTGEVKTLLGLGQELAGREVVLLEDIVDTGNTLVEVDRILTEAGVANYQVATLFFKPSAYKKDVPVQIIGMEIPNKFIVGYGLDYDGLGRNLTQVYKRKESKMTNLVLFGPPGAGKGTQATILKEKYDLIHISTGDVFRYNIKNQTELGLSAKSFIDKGQLVPDEVTINMLNAEVEKNEGANGFIFDGFPRTEAQAEALSESLEAKGTEVNAMIALEVEDEILVDRLLERGKTSGRADDADERVIRNRIKVYYAETAILKNFYQKQNKYYGVNGEGSIEEITTRLSSVIDDLMK
- a CDS encoding 5-(carboxyamino)imidazole ribonucleotide synthase, whose product is MVNYFSSDFKLGILGGGQLGKMMLYETRKYDIQTLVLDPSLEAPSRISCDYFEQGDLMDYETVIQFGRKADVLTFEIEGINIEALKQLESEGVKTYPSAATLEKIQNKAVQKEFYEQHNLPTAAFKRFPNLELLKSDVNEQKVSLPFVWKSATGGYDGKGVSVIRTEADLANLPNTECIAENLVPFKNELAVIVARNPSGEVRTYPVVEMEFHPTANQVEYVICPARIENNVAEKARKLAENVSEAFEHVGLLAVEMFQTEDDEILINEVAPRPHNSGHYSIEASYTNQFEQQIRAILDLPLGKTDSKLGGIMVNLVGDINHEGEVQYKNIEKIMSMEGVTPHIYGKKITRPFRKMGHVTIVNKDLGEARKIAEEVKNSIQVISKKS